The following proteins are co-located in the Campylobacter concisus genome:
- the sdhE gene encoding 8-methylmenaquinol:fumarate reductase membrane anchor subunit — protein sequence MQNEFAFFPGCVLSQAAKEAKMSLEAIAPILGWKLHEIKGWSCCGAQQAQDVDPIATLVANARNIALAEQMNMPMLTTCSTCMLTLTRAKTTLDKGAKDRINTFLAEGNMKYNGSTEITSLLWVLYQNVETLRAKIVKPLSGLKVALFYGCHSLRPEKDLHNRESSVNPKSFETVVGALGATIVPFEKRLDCCGFHASYPAGTSVRKMSSQIVNNADENGADVVVTPCPLCQMQLDIYQERYQDENHSNVRKPIIHLSQLVGLALGLSVEDLGLDLNIIDATKIA from the coding sequence ATGCAAAACGAATTCGCTTTTTTTCCAGGATGCGTACTCTCTCAAGCAGCTAAAGAGGCTAAGATGTCGCTTGAGGCTATCGCTCCGATACTTGGCTGGAAGCTTCACGAGATAAAGGGCTGGAGCTGCTGTGGTGCCCAACAAGCACAAGACGTCGATCCTATCGCTACGCTTGTGGCAAATGCTAGAAACATAGCGCTTGCAGAGCAGATGAATATGCCTATGCTTACGACATGCTCAACTTGTATGCTAACTCTAACAAGAGCTAAAACTACACTTGATAAGGGTGCAAAGGACCGCATAAATACTTTCTTGGCTGAGGGTAATATGAAATACAATGGCTCAACTGAGATCACAAGCCTTCTTTGGGTGCTTTATCAAAACGTAGAAACGCTAAGAGCAAAGATTGTTAAGCCACTTAGTGGGCTAAAAGTAGCGCTATTTTACGGCTGCCATAGCCTAAGACCTGAAAAAGATCTTCATAACAGAGAAAGCTCAGTCAATCCAAAGAGCTTTGAAACCGTTGTAGGCGCACTTGGCGCTACTATTGTGCCATTTGAGAAAAGACTTGACTGCTGCGGATTCCACGCTAGCTACCCAGCTGGCACATCTGTAAGAAAAATGTCAAGCCAGATCGTAAATAACGCCGATGAAAACGGCGCTGACGTAGTTGTCACACCATGCCCACTTTGTCAAATGCAACTTGACATCTACCAAGAGAGATATCAAGATGAAAACCACTCAAACGTGAGAAAACCTATCATTCACCTCTCTCAGCTTGTAGGTCTTGCACTTGGACTATCTGTTGAAGATCTTGGACTTGATCTAAACATCATCGACGCTACCAAGATAGCGTAA